A single Watersipora subatra chromosome 7, tzWatSuba1.1, whole genome shotgun sequence DNA region contains:
- the LOC137399644 gene encoding uncharacterized protein, which yields MADNVDINENRENEQPNSAKKRRYTPSKWKRNEIKTAKTAGKQHVSYGGRAVAERVQVLVQCRCKCNTKFSPAELSKILEDFNALQDHNKQNIYLRGCISVTPDAQIRRRPRKDDAKKRTSYMYSITLPTRTEDVCKSAFCGTLGIKESRLKKKVLDFAVDIKDGRGNHGNHPKIAEDIRDKIRSHIRQFPARESHYSRSKNENKSYLDAKLSIAEMHRLFIQDTPECNDVKYWLYHDIFNFEFNIAFGYPRSDICDKCEKFTADIKAAKAGGEPGKARELTAQHELHIRKADVFNVQMKEDSEAAKLAGNTDVICMDYEKNLPLPLTGIGQEYYKRQLWIHNLCIHSMVTDQPYMYLYAEHYAGKGPNDVISILDDYISKLPDNITKLTIFADNCFSQNKNRYIYAYLCGLVNKAGCTLKEIEVKYPLPGHSRMPCDRDFGRIEKRRKKKDRVTLPSEWVNLIKTTDQQKPFRIAFVEHSLTDDMLPDDTPVITVMNYKDAYEPVVKAVTGIAAFRGVRFQLGKTVTSRTAMTADCTTPVTILKRGMKMVNLTNPTNLCQAYPPGNFLAIKEAKYNDVKALLAHVHLDARVTFYDKLKPYSAAIADLDDDRE from the exons ATGGCTGACAATGTTGATATAAATGAGAATAGAGAGAATGAGCAGCCAAATTCAGCTAAGAAGAGACGATATACCCCAAGCAAGTGGAagagaaatgaaataaaaacagccAAGACTGCAG GGAAGCAGCATGTATCTTATGGAGGCAGAGCGGTGGCTGAAAGAGTCCAGGTGCTGGTGCAGTGTCGCTGCAAGTGTAACACTAAGTTTTCGCCAGCTGAACTGTCTAAAATCCTTGAAGACTTCAATGCTTTACAAGATcacaataaacaaaatatatatctacGTGGCTGCATATCAGTGACACCTGATGCCCAGattagaagaagaccacgcaaagATGACGCCAAAAAGCGCACTAGTTACATGTACTCTATCACATTACCAACACGTACAGAAGATGTCTGCAAGTCAGCTTTTTGTGGCACACTTGGCATCAAAGAGTCACGGTTGAAGAAAAAGGTTCTCGACTTTGCAGTAGACATCAAAGATGGACGTGGCAATCATGGAAACCATCCAAAGATTGCAGAAGATATTCGAGATAAGATAAGATCGCATATCAGGCAGTTTCCAGCACGTGAGAGTCATTATAGTCGCTCAAAAAATGAGAATAAAAGCTACCTTGATGCCAAACTCAGCATTGCTGAAATGCACCGGCTATTTATACAAGATACGCCAGAGTGTAACGATGTCAAATACTGGCTGTACCACGATATATTTAACTTTGAGTTTAACATAGCATTCGGATATCCCCGCAGTGATATTTgtgacaaatgtgaaaagttCACCGCAGATATTAAAGCTGCCAAGGCGGGTGGGGAGCCTGGGAAAGCTAGAGAGCTGACGGCGCAACACGAGCTCCACATTCGAAAGGCAGATGTCTTCAATGTCCAAATGAAAGAAGATTCGGAAGCAGCGAAACTGGCTGGAAATACAGATGTGATATGTATGGACTATGAAAAGAACTTACCACTCCCATTAACTGGAATTGGCCAAGAATATTACAAGCGGCAGCTATGGATACACAACCTATGTATACACAGCATGGTTACCGATCAGccctacatgtacttatatgCGGAACATTATGCTGGGAAGGGCCCTAATGATGTAATTTCAATCCTTGACGATTACATATCTAAGCTTCCGGACAATATTACTAAGCTGACCATCTTTGCTGACAACTGCTTCTCGCAAAATAAGAACAG ATACATCTACGCCTATCTCTGTGGCCTAGTCAACAAGGCTGGATGCACACTCAAGGAGATCGAAGTAAAGTACCCTCTACCAGGACATAGTCGTATGCCTTGTGACCG AGACTTTGGCCGCATCGAGAAAAGAAGAAAGAAAAAGGACCGTGTGACTTTACCGTCGGAGTGGGTCAACTTAATAAAGACGACAGACCAACAGAAACCATTCCGGATAGCCTTTGTTGAACACTCGTTGACAGATGATATGCTACCAGATGACACACCAGTTATAACTGTCATGAACTATAAAGATGCTTATGAGCCCGTTGTAAAAGCAGTAACTGGTATTGCGGCATTTCGGGGGGTTCGATTCCAACTTGGAAAGACGGTGACAAGCCGAACTGCCATGACAGCTGACTGTACCACTCCAGTTACCATCTTGAAAAGAGGAATGAAGATGGTGAATCTCACTAACCCTACCAATCTTTGCCAGGCCTACCCACCAGGAAACTTCCTCGCGATCAAAGAGGCTAAATACAACGATGTGAAGGCGCTTCTCGCCCACGTACATCTAGATGCCAGAGTCACTTTTTATGACAAACTTAAACCATACAGTGCTGCCATTGCAGATCTAGATGATGATAGGGAGTAG